In the Haemorhous mexicanus isolate bHaeMex1 chromosome 16, bHaeMex1.pri, whole genome shotgun sequence genome, GCTGAATAAAGAATGCTGCTTCTTCATGCTCCATTGGGGTTGAGGAGTTTTCTGCTTTACTGAATTTTTGGTAACACTCCCACTGccaaggaaagctctgtctcctgctgttCACAAACAGAGAAGGGCTGGTGGCAGATGTGGGGCTCAGAGGCTGCCTGGGGCACAGTGACCATAAACTAATAAAGTTTTCAATGTTCTGTGAAAGAAGGAGGGGCAGCAACCAAACTTCTGGAATTAGGaagggcagactttggcctgtTCAGGATGCTGATGTGGGGAGTACTGAATCAGGTACTGATTTTTTTAACGGAAacaacccttaaaaacaacgGGGTCCAGGAAGAATGGACACACTTCAAGAAAGTAATGTtaagggggaaggagcagcctgtcccagtgtggCAAAAGATGAGCTGGTGAGGAAAATGACTGTCCTGGCTGCCTATGGAGCTTTTGTGGAAACTCAAGGAGGAAAAGGACCAGAAACTCAGGAAGTGTTTAAGGATGTTGTTAAgttattcagaaagaaaagttgAGAGGTGAAGGCTTAACTAGAGCTTAACCTGGGAGcttctgtaaggaaaaaaatataggaaaaggagggaggaggagagcttCTACTCTTGATTGGATTCAGTGGGGAATATAGTAACTAAAGTCTTTTCCTTAATTCTAAGCTACCAAGCCTTGTTTGTCTCAATTTTCAATATTAGGACAGGCTGTCCTCAGGACAAGTGTTCTCCTGAGCTGGtagatgggcacagggagcagaacagcCCCCTGGAATCCAGGAGGAAGCAGTTGCTGACCTGCTGAGCCACTCAGATGCTCACAGGTGTATGGGAtcagatgggatccatcccagagggatgagggagctggtggatgagctccccaagctgctctccatcatttaccatCAGTCCTGGCTCACCAGGGAGGTCCCAGAGGACTGGAGGTGCCAGTGTGAGCCCATCCCCAAGAAGGGCTGGAAGTAGTATCTTGGGAACTCCAGGCCTggtctccttttatgaccaggtgaccAACCTGTGGATGTAGGAAAAGCTGTGGATGTTGTGTGCCTGGAAttcagcaaagcctttgacTGTCTCTGACAGCATTccttggaaaagctgcagcccatGGCTTGGGCAGGTTCCCTCCTCACTGGGAGAATTAAGAACTGGCTGAGGCTGGGCCCAGACAgtggtggggatggtgctgcacccagctggTGTCCAGGCACTGGTGTTGTCCCCCAGGGATCCGTGTTGGGCTcagtcctgtttaatatcttcacTGATGATCTGGCTGAGGGGATCCAGTCCACCATTcacaaatttgcagatgacaccaggCTGGGTGTGAGTGTGGatgtgctggagggcaggaaaagaagacacagccttaagctgcaccaggggaggtttgggctgGACAATAGGAGGaagttcttcactgaaagggtgagtgggcattggaatgggctggcCAGGGGGGAGGTGGCGGAGTCACTGTCCCTCTTCAGTGGCAATTAGTGTCAAGGTCTGGGTGACAAGGCAGTATTGGGGCattggttggacttgatgatcccaaaggtcttttccagcttaTTTGATCCTGTCATTCTGTGATGACTGGGACActcagggggacacagggaccattgtgacactgtggggcctcatggaactaaaaggaccatggtgacactgtgcaGCTCCATAGAACCAGGGGTGCATTGTGGTGCTGCGGGGCCAAATGGAGCCAGGGCGTGCACCGTGACACTCTGGGTTCTTGTGGAACCACAGAGgccactgtgacactgcagggccttgtATAACCAAGGGGTTTCACCATTTTGACACTGTGAAACCAGGGAGACCATTGGGAGACTCCAGGGCCCAGTGGAACCAAGGGGCCCTtttgacactgcagggcctcgtggaaccaaggggacattgtgacactgcaggatcCTGTGTAACCAAGGGGACACTGTGACACCATGGGGCCTCAAGGAATCTGGAAGATTGTTGTGACACTGTGTGGCCTCGTGGAAACAAGGAGTGCAatgtggcactgaggggacTTGTGGAACCACAGAGACCATGGTGACAGTGTGGGACCTCATGTGACCATGGGGAAATTGTGACACCctggggccccatggaaccaaggggccactgtgaAACTGCAGCACCAACGAGAACATTGTGCCACTGTGAagcccatggaaccaaggagaccattgttGCTCTGCATGGacacatggaaccaaggagaccagGGTGTCAGTGCAGGGCCTGGTGTGACCaagaggccattgtgacactgaggggccccatggaaccaaggacatcTTTGCAGAGGACACAAAGCTGGGTGtgagtgtggatctgctggagggtaggaggcCTCTGCACAGGGACCTGGAAAGGCTGGATCCAGGGGATGAATCCAAAAAGGTGAGGTTTAACAAGTCCAAGGGCCAGGCCCTGCAATTTGGCcccagtgctacaggctggggacagagtggctggacagtagccaggcagaaagggtcctgcaggggctgatggacagcaggctggacatgagccagcagtgtgcccaggtggccaagaaggcaaaTGGCTCCTGGcttggatcaggaatggtgtggccagcaagaccaaagctgctgtgccagcactgaccTGCCCTCACCTCTGCACAtagacattgctgctgcagcaccagagaatgcaaaaaaagtgcatctctgcagaaaagtTTGCTGGGAGATCCTTTAGTTCCTTTATAGCCACCAAGAGTGCAGCCCCTTATTGACACAGTCTGTGGCCACAGGGAAGgtggagagaaacaaaaggagaaatggCACAAACAATGACATTTCTTTGTGGACAAGATTAAAAAagtcaaacaaagaaaaagaacctcCAAAATGAAACCAACAAGAAGTATCAAAGATTACTTTTATTACAAGTGATTTGATGACACTGGCCAGCAGTTTAATGTCCCTGAAAGTGTCCAGTCATCagtctccacactgcagccttgagctcctggttcctcaggctgtagatgagggggttcagggctggaggcaccaccgagtacagaactgacagtgacagatccagggatggggaggagataGAGGGGGGCTTCAGGTAGGCAAGCAtgacagtgctgaggaacagggagagcacagccaggtgagggaggcaggtggaaaaggctttgtgccttccctgctcagaggggatcctcagcacagccctgaagatctgcacataggagaaaacaatgaacacaaaacaaccgAGTGCGAAACAGACACTAACTGTGATGAGCCCCAGCTCCCGGACAGaggatttggagcaggagagcttgaggatctgtgggatttcacagaagaactggcccagggcattgccatggcacaggggcagcgaaaatgtattggctgtgTGCAGTAGTGAatagagaaaggcactggcccaggcagctgctgccatgtgggcacaagctctgccgcccaggagggtcccgtagtgcaggggtttgcagatggacacgtagcggtcgtagcacatgatggtcaggacATAAAACTCTGCTGTGATgaagaacatgaaaaaaaagacCTGTGCAGCACACCCTGCataggagatggtcctggtgtcccagagggaattgtgcatggctttggggacagtggtgcagatgcaGCCCAGGTCAGcgagggccaggttgagcaggaagaagaacatgggcgtgtgcaggtggtggccgcaggctacggcgctgatgatgaggccgttgcccaggagggcagccagggagatggccagcaagaggcagaagtgcaggagctgcagctgccgcgtgtctgccagtgccagcaggaggaagtggctgatggagctgctgttggacattcGCTGGGGCTGGTTATTGGGACCTGTTCATTGAGAAAAGGACAGTGAGGAATTGGGGGAGTTACctgagaccaaaaaaaaaaccaattccCATACACCCTGGTCTGTAACACACATGAACATGCTTCTGTGTTTAAGATTTCTGAGGTTTTCTTTATAATATTGCCCCATGTTGCTCCTGCTGTTCTTGGATAGGAGAAACCCTGagtatttctgctttcctctggtAGAACAGAGTGAGTTCCCTGACGCAAGGGGGTGAGTGAAGACTGGGGGCAGATGGTCTGTCACTTGATTCAGTCTGGAGTTTCTCTGGGCTTTCACTTTTCCAAATGGAGGATGTTCACACTCCAAACTTTTTTCTTACAAACCCCCAGGTACTGCTGAAAGCAGATGTAACCCctacagcccagctcctcatttGTAGTTAAGGACTCACATTGCTCATTTCAccaacccagcagcatttttaCTGTCATaacacctctgcctttccctaTCAATCTAATAATTCAGAGATGCTCTAGGACAGGTTTGCATCCTGGATTGAAGCTCCCAGCTTGCACTGAAATCTCAGGGAGACTTCCAAGTGTCCTTATGATGGCATTGGATTGagggagatgcagctccttccctggctgcactgacagcattgcccagagccgggcactggggacagcgtcaccctgagccagctgtgccccctgccagagcccccagggccgggcagctgctcccagccctgtgccctgcagaggaaactgggcctggggctgcagagctgccacacggctctgctgcagctctgcctgcacaggaggggctgcacacCTTGGAGCCACAGACCTGAGGGCAGAggcttggctgggggcacaggagggagggggcatgttcagagggaggggctgcactgcAGGGGATCCTGTGGGGATCCTCTCAactctccctgccacagcatttctgggttttgttttctcccatTGCCTGatcttctctctgcttcctgGAGATTTACCGCCTGCAggtgtttccctgtgcctgatctctctgtgccagcactcACAGACCCCAAATCTCTGTGCACTCTCCTTGGCCCTACAGAACCCTGCCTGTTTGCAGGGCACTGGATGGGGGCAGGTTCTGTTTGCAGCTTGGAGAAGCGACAGCTCAGACTGAGCCTGATGGCTCCAGcaaaggtgctgctggtgctgtccaAGGGCAGAGTGTCTGAAAACACATTAGGGATCTCCTGTGAACCTATGGATCACTAAAAGTAGCAGTTCAGATCTCTCACGCTGTTGTCAAAATTCATCATTATTACTTCCTAATGAACCTTTAATATTtatcccctctccctgccattCCCTAATATTATGCAACTGAATAAAAAGTCTAACGAAACTTCCTCTTTTTTATCAAAATCCTTGTCTTGGAAATATTCTGTGACTGACCAGAACCCCTCAGCATGTCAGAGCTTCATGAGCATTTCACCTCCCCCACACTATAAATACCCAGAATTGTACTCACAGAGTCTGTAGGcattgggatgttccagctttaggagatcactgcaggagctgcagctgcattgtcctgcagccagaggttcctgtgccaagggctggcagggattctgccccaggcacttctcagcaccttcccagccctgactgattgaagctctctgtgcctctgtgctgtgcccagggtggctgcaggctgtgccccagccctgctgtgctggcagaagagctgcttatcaagagaaatgtgcttttgaagctcttcttggttaccaggatcaccctctgtgccaggagcccagcccagctcagaagcagcacagatacagcacaaggactttaatgaccctctggggctttgtgctcaggccctgaacatcagtccctgagagggagctgaagaaacctctccagaactccaagtcagaatcacactccaaagtttctttcacttttaatgggtcccactgagagACAccactgagaaagtgtccccaggccccaggcagagcagagaactggaggcactgatgacaggtggggacaaagagaagccaagtcctggtgccctgggccacagcagggtctgtgccaccaagggctgggaggagacaccttgtcctgaggcactggggcctcctggcacagccaggctgggcactgtcagccccttgtcctgccctcagcatccccccctagcccacatcccagtggcctcaaggatctgctggaaggagtccctggggagccttgctcagcaatggccctgggggctccttcatgctcccagggactgcaagtttttcaaaggactttgggtttggcttttgccttggagtctctgagaggtttctgcaatcatggcctccaattatctgctgtaattagtccctggagaggatttgtcagtaacaacactcagtgggctcattaatgcttcaaggtacttcagttATTTGaaggtacttggtgtttcccttttgATACAGACTCCGTGtgaggtttgtgcaatcatggccccaATTATCTGTTTTAAGGAGTCCCTTGAGATctttgtactgacactcagTGAGGCTCATTATACTTTTAGGTACTCAGAAGCTTTTAAGGTAGTTTGGAATTTCCTTTCCACACTTAGTCTCTGAGAAATTTGTGCAGTCCTGGCCTCTAGTTCTCTCCTGCAAGGAGTccatgaggagcctgtgttGGAGAGtgacctcagtgggacccattaatGCCTCAAAACACTTTGGGTGTTTCTTCTGCCTTTGGCTCCTGGAAAGTTTTGTGCAatctcccctcaggccctgAAGTTCCATTAGGATCAAGCAAGTCCTAACAagccatggctctgccttgatttccctctgctctcatgCAGCTCATCAGGAAGGtttctgtagtggttttggttcaccAATTTGAGATTTCTTGGCCTATGCATCAATTAGTGTGGTGGGTTCAGTGTTGGCTAATTACCAGTGCACTCACTGGAATATCCTTactcatttcctgctgtgagataggattaggagaaaggcaatgtaggctcaaaactttaaaaggataTAAAGACAATGTTATTAACAGTAGCtaaaagaaagagcaataaGAATCAGAACCAAactttcagaacacttctcctctccccacaACCTCTTCTTTCTTACTGACAATGTAAGgagacaaaacctaaaattttcagTCGGTTTACCACCTCtacaatattctttttttcagttcaatTAAGGAGAGAAGTTCCTCCTGTTAATGTTgtggagacttctccacaagaaaactgttctcccatggcttttaatttccatgaaTAGCAGCCACCTGGAAAACTTTGTCAAGTCCCTCctatttttcacagcttttccctCAGCTGTGTTTAAGCGCCATGTCAACTTGTGGGGTATTAGtttaaagatgagctgtttAAGAGCAGAGGTTCTCTTCATCTAtgcctgaaataattttcatctttGGGAACAGAGGTCTTGTCTCCCTGAGGGCACAGGGTCTCATCACTCTGCTCTTTTCTCGGTAAAAACTCATCATGAAATCACAGATACTTCAACATTTGCTTATTTTAGCATGGAGGCCTTTGCTGAACAAGTCATCTCCCCATACTTTTCAATGCATTATAGGGAAAATGAGAGTCTGATGTATCAATTACATGCTTCTCCATAGCTTTACAACAGGATTTACAAGAGCCCCAAGATCAAGGCAtttcctcatccctcccatctgggaCTCAACTTCCTCTTCATGGACCTCATTTTGTTCACGTTgctcctctctgtgcctgcactttgtccttttctctcactcGAGAGAGAATGGAAGCACTGACAGAGTTCATATCTCACCCGGGGCCTGCAGATGGTTCTGTGACCCCGGCCGGGCTCGGTCCTTGGGCCAGAGCTGTTTTACGATGGAGGTTTCTGCAGCGGCTgcgctggggctgtgtcaggatgggccgcgctggggcagggccaggatctcagcagccaggccagaacacagcagcagcacggccgggggccgatggcttctcctccccctgcccgggggcTGTGGGTGAACCCCAACGGTGGCAGAACCttggccgagccggcccggcccggggctgctcctggggcccgGCGGATCCTGGCTCGGcccgggctggcggcggggcagggctcagcagtgcccagatgttggaactgcagccatggcccggcccggcctcggccctgcggcctcccctgccctgcccggcagccgatggggcctggcggggtccctgggaaggggcccgGCCCCACGGCAGGAGccgcctgggctgccctggctgagacGGGGCTGGGTCAGCCTTGTTACCTCTTTGccagccagaagggaaagagaccctcccaggctttttcatctttaacGTGTGTCTTCACAGAGGTGTGTACAGTTTCCTTAGTGGTTTAACAGATTGTCAATTCTCAAAGTGAATTACTGATTGGGTTTTTGTCAGTCACAGAGGAAACTTCTAGCAGCTTCTCTTAGAACATCAATTC is a window encoding:
- the LOC132334976 gene encoding olfactory receptor 14C36-like — encoded protein: MSNSSSISHFLLLALADTRQLQLLHFCLLLAISLAALLGNGLIISAVACGHHLHTPMFFFLLNLALADLGCICTTVPKAMHNSLWDTRTISYAGCAAQVFFFMFFITAEFYVLTIMCYDRYVSICKPLHYGTLLGGRACAHMAAAAWASAFLYSLLHTANTFSLPLCHGNALGQFFCEIPQILKLSCSKSSVRELGLITVSVCFALGCFVFIVFSYVQIFRAVLRIPSEQGRHKAFSTCLPHLAVLSLFLSTVMLAYLKPPSISSPSLDLSLSVLYSVVPPALNPLIYSLRNQELKAAVWRLMTGHIIKSNQCPNTALSPRP